Proteins found in one Balaenoptera acutorostrata chromosome 17, mBalAcu1.1, whole genome shotgun sequence genomic segment:
- the LOC114239213 gene encoding protein CEBPZOS-like, whose protein sequence is MACTLHPLAKKIFKGVLLAELVGIFGAYFLFKKMNASQDFRQTMSKKFPFILKVYYKSTEHSGMYGIREQDQEKWLNSKN, encoded by the coding sequence ATGGCCTGTACTCTGCATCCACTGGCAAAGAAGATCTTTAAAGGAGTTTTACTAGCTGAGCTTGTGGGCATTTTTGGagcatattttttgtttaaaaagatgaACGCAAGCCAAGATTTCAGGCAAACAATGAGCAAGAAATTCCCCTTCATCTTGAAAGTTTATTACAAATCCACTGAACACTCTGGAATGTACGGAATCAGAGAGCAAGATCAAGAAAAGTGGCTGAACAGCAAAAATTAG